In Raphanus sativus cultivar WK10039 chromosome 5, ASM80110v3, whole genome shotgun sequence, the following proteins share a genomic window:
- the LOC108863320 gene encoding uncharacterized protein LOC108863320 isoform X2: MATAAAAAAMTEKEAMVDPFLVEALQNPRHRLTILRMELDIQKFFQNPEQLQFEFSPFPTSYLRLAAHRVAQHYGLVTMALDNGGGAVDGSDNRILATKTAESRFPCVCLSEIPVKQPENGRPEGFKIAIKARPKRGSGSGGSGSGVQQNLQRSVEERKEEYDKARARIFNSPGSSDSEDSSSLRAPPLPPPPEVKNTSVNRSEAEVAVSNNSLDVGGGSRESGRTSIAIIRDREKDRYDPDYDRSYDRYVRVMPSGQSFNPMPLHIPFHDGGFPQMPRGHQAHLNYGHHPLNPAMSPFINHPAAYTPWPNSPAMNYAHSLNGPDTNLFRHPSASNP; this comes from the exons ATGgccaccgccgccgccgccgccgctaTGACAGAGAAGGAAGCTATGGTGGATCCTTTTTTGGTCGAAGCTCTCCAGAATCCTCGTCATCGTCTCACCA TTTTGCGGATGGAGCTCGATATACAAAAGTTCTTCCAAAACCCTGAGCAGCTTCAGTTCGAGTTCTCTCCTTTCCCAACGTCTTACCTTCGTCTCGCCGCACATCGGGTCGCTCAGCACTATGGTCTGGTCACCATGGCTTTAGACAACGGTGGTGGCGCAGTGGATGGATCAGACAACAGGATCCTGGCGACCAAGACAGCTGAGAGTAGGTTTCCTTGCGTCTGCTTGTCCGAAATCCCTGTCAAGCAACCCGAGAACGGTAGACCCGAGGGTTTCAAGATTGCGATCAAGGCGAGACCCAAGAGAGGATCCGGCTCCGGAGGTAGCGGATCCGGAGTGCAGCAGAATCTTCAGAGAAGTGTTGAGGAGAGGAAAGAGGAGTATGATAAAGCTAGAGCTCGGATCTTTAATAGCCCTGGTAGTTCCGACTCTGAAGATTCTTCGTCGTTACGagctcctcctcttcctcctcctcctgaaGTTAAAAACACAAGTGTAAACCGCAGTGAGGCTGAGGTGGCTGTCAGTAATAACTCTCTTGATGTTGGTGGTGGTTCTCGAGAATCTGGAAGGACTTCTATAGCCATCATCAGAGATAGGGAGAAAGATCGTTATGATCCTGATTATGACAGGAGCTATGACAG GTACGTTAGGGTTATGCCGTCTGGCCAAAGCTTCAATCCGATGCCTCTCCACATTCCGTTTCACGATGGAGGTTTCCCGCAGATGCCAAGAGGTCATCAAGCTCATCTAAACTACGGGCATCATCCGCTAAACCCTGCTATGAGTCCCTTTATTAACCACCCGGCTGCTTATACACCGTGGCCAAACTCACCAGCTATGAACTATGCGCATTCGTTGAACGGCCCAGACACAAATCTTTTCAG GCATCCTTCTGCGAGCAATCCCTGA
- the LOC108863320 gene encoding uncharacterized protein LOC108863320 isoform X1 produces the protein MATAAAAAAMTEKEAMVDPFLVEALQNPRHRLTILRMELDIQKFFQNPEQLQFEFSPFPTSYLRLAAHRVAQHYGLVTMALDNGGGAVDGSDNRILATKTAESRFPCVCLSEIPVKQPENGRPEGFKIAIKARPKRGSGSGGSGSGVQQNLQRSVEERKEEYDKARARIFNSPGSSDSEDSSSLRAPPLPPPPEVKNTSVNRSEAEVAVSNNSLDVGGGSRESGRTSIAIIRDREKDRYDPDYDRSYDRYVVDPAYRYVRVMPSGQSFNPMPLHIPFHDGGFPQMPRGHQAHLNYGHHPLNPAMSPFINHPAAYTPWPNSPAMNYAHSLNGPDTNLFRHPSASNP, from the exons ATGgccaccgccgccgccgccgccgctaTGACAGAGAAGGAAGCTATGGTGGATCCTTTTTTGGTCGAAGCTCTCCAGAATCCTCGTCATCGTCTCACCA TTTTGCGGATGGAGCTCGATATACAAAAGTTCTTCCAAAACCCTGAGCAGCTTCAGTTCGAGTTCTCTCCTTTCCCAACGTCTTACCTTCGTCTCGCCGCACATCGGGTCGCTCAGCACTATGGTCTGGTCACCATGGCTTTAGACAACGGTGGTGGCGCAGTGGATGGATCAGACAACAGGATCCTGGCGACCAAGACAGCTGAGAGTAGGTTTCCTTGCGTCTGCTTGTCCGAAATCCCTGTCAAGCAACCCGAGAACGGTAGACCCGAGGGTTTCAAGATTGCGATCAAGGCGAGACCCAAGAGAGGATCCGGCTCCGGAGGTAGCGGATCCGGAGTGCAGCAGAATCTTCAGAGAAGTGTTGAGGAGAGGAAAGAGGAGTATGATAAAGCTAGAGCTCGGATCTTTAATAGCCCTGGTAGTTCCGACTCTGAAGATTCTTCGTCGTTACGagctcctcctcttcctcctcctcctgaaGTTAAAAACACAAGTGTAAACCGCAGTGAGGCTGAGGTGGCTGTCAGTAATAACTCTCTTGATGTTGGTGGTGGTTCTCGAGAATCTGGAAGGACTTCTATAGCCATCATCAGAGATAGGGAGAAAGATCGTTATGATCCTGATTATGACAGGAGCTATGACAGGTATGTCGTGGATCCCGCCTACAG GTACGTTAGGGTTATGCCGTCTGGCCAAAGCTTCAATCCGATGCCTCTCCACATTCCGTTTCACGATGGAGGTTTCCCGCAGATGCCAAGAGGTCATCAAGCTCATCTAAACTACGGGCATCATCCGCTAAACCCTGCTATGAGTCCCTTTATTAACCACCCGGCTGCTTATACACCGTGGCCAAACTCACCAGCTATGAACTATGCGCATTCGTTGAACGGCCCAGACACAAATCTTTTCAG GCATCCTTCTGCGAGCAATCCCTGA